A region of Mycolicibacterium brumae DNA encodes the following proteins:
- a CDS encoding zinc-dependent alcohol dehydrogenase family protein, translating into MTDSMKAVVLTRFGGPDAFELRDVAVPPVGPRQVRVRVHATAINPLDYQIRRGDYPDQVPLPAIIGHDISGVIEEVGSDVIEFGVGDAVYYTPRIFGGPGSYAEQHVADVELVGRKPENLSHLEAASLTLVGGTVWESLVTRAQLAVGETILVHGGAGGVGAIAIQVAKAVGARVITTARSGDHEFVRTLGADAAIDFTSADYVHAVAELTRGAGVDVVFDTIGGDALTRSPLALNDFGRVVSIVDIAQPQNLIEAWGKNAAYHFVFTRQNRGKLDALTTLVERGLVRPVIGATLPLARIGEAHELLECRREYALRGKVAIDVAGDTLAIPPRIS; encoded by the coding sequence ATGACCGATTCGATGAAAGCCGTTGTGCTGACCCGGTTCGGCGGCCCCGACGCGTTCGAATTGCGTGACGTCGCCGTGCCGCCCGTCGGGCCCCGCCAGGTGCGGGTCCGTGTCCACGCGACCGCAATCAACCCGCTCGACTATCAGATCCGCCGCGGGGACTACCCGGATCAGGTGCCGCTCCCGGCGATCATCGGCCACGACATCTCCGGTGTGATCGAGGAAGTCGGATCCGACGTCATTGAATTCGGCGTCGGTGACGCCGTCTACTACACCCCGCGGATCTTCGGCGGCCCCGGCTCCTACGCCGAGCAGCACGTCGCCGACGTCGAGCTCGTCGGCCGGAAGCCGGAAAACCTCAGCCACCTGGAAGCCGCGAGCCTGACACTGGTCGGCGGAACCGTGTGGGAGTCCCTGGTGACCAGAGCCCAACTCGCCGTGGGGGAGACGATTCTCGTCCACGGCGGCGCGGGCGGAGTCGGCGCCATCGCCATTCAAGTCGCGAAGGCGGTCGGCGCGCGCGTCATCACCACCGCGAGGTCCGGCGACCACGAGTTCGTGCGCACGCTCGGGGCGGATGCTGCGATCGATTTCACCTCGGCGGACTACGTCCACGCCGTCGCCGAGCTGACCAGAGGCGCGGGAGTCGACGTCGTCTTCGACACCATCGGCGGCGACGCGCTGACCCGAAGTCCGTTGGCGCTAAACGACTTCGGACGTGTGGTAAGCATCGTCGATATCGCGCAGCCACAGAACCTCATCGAGGCGTGGGGCAAGAACGCGGCGTATCACTTCGTGTTCACCCGGCAGAACCGGGGAAAGCTGGACGCGCTCACCACGTTGGTGGAGCGTGGTCTGGTCCGGCCGGTGATCGGCGCGACCCTGCCGCTGGCACGAATCGGCGAGGCGCATGAACTCCTGGAGTGCCGGCGGGAGTATGCGCTGCGGGGCAAGGTTGCGATCGACGTCGCGGGCGACACGTTGGCGATTCCACCGCGCATTTCCTAG
- a CDS encoding TetR/AcrR family transcriptional regulator, with amino-acid sequence MAETPPDARRRNECARNAILDATVSLIGEVGYANVSIEAIARRAGVGKQTIYRWWPSKGAVVLDAATRSLDPVVLLPDTGDFLDDVRAQLKGIVERIADTGFGAAYRGVIAAGQSDDTLLEAVFDRIIEPNVGAFVARAARARDRDEIRADADVETLADVLYGFVEFRLLHALPVDPRHIDALVELAFRGVR; translated from the coding sequence ATGGCTGAAACCCCTCCGGACGCCCGTCGGCGCAATGAATGCGCACGCAACGCCATCCTCGATGCCACGGTTTCGCTGATCGGCGAAGTGGGTTACGCCAACGTCTCGATTGAGGCGATTGCCCGGCGGGCAGGTGTCGGCAAGCAGACCATCTATCGCTGGTGGCCGTCCAAGGGCGCAGTGGTGCTCGACGCGGCGACCCGGAGCCTCGATCCGGTGGTCCTGCTCCCCGACACCGGGGACTTCCTGGACGACGTGCGCGCCCAACTCAAGGGCATCGTGGAGCGGATCGCGGACACTGGATTCGGGGCCGCCTACCGGGGCGTGATCGCCGCCGGCCAGTCCGACGACACGCTCCTGGAAGCCGTCTTCGACCGGATCATCGAGCCAAACGTCGGCGCCTTCGTAGCCCGGGCGGCGCGGGCAAGGGACCGCGACGAGATCCGCGCCGACGCCGATGTGGAGACCCTGGCCGACGTGCTGTACGGCTTCGTCGAGTTCCGGTTGCTGCATGCGCTACCGGTTGATCCGCGGCATATCGACGCCCTCGTGGAATTGGCGTTCCGCGGCGTGCGTTAA
- a CDS encoding glutamate synthase-related protein — protein MNPNLTTTTASEAAPGVKLADLSELPDNTPFAVTAAGADLVLIRRGQKVSALSGRCAHRGALLADGHIDGDVVVCGVHGWRYDVDTGVSPVNPSVTLPTLPVHVVDGVVSTDRSALAEFTRAHPQTHVDDGYQGRWVRPADTAEEPFNTAIHELATHGLSKVGEHGPSAAMGVSRTELPSWDSIQLITAQLARLPLLDDEPVDTQTVIGPGAHRPLVLDIPIFVSDMSYGALSEEAKIALAAGAELAGAGICSGEGGMLPEEQQANSRYFYELASGRFGWSFEHLRKVQAFHFKGGQGAKTGTGGHLPGSKVVGKIAEVRGLPPGTSAISPARFTDLSTLNDFRDFAAQVREVSGGIPVGYKLSAQHIEHDLDAALEIGVDYVILDGRGGGTGSAPTIFRDNISVPTIPALARARQHLDARGSRITLAVTGGIRTPADMVKALALGADAIGVSNAAIQAIGCVAMRACHTNTCPVGIATQDPKLRARLPVRSAADRLNRYLRSTVDLMTVLARACGRRRLADFTLDDLTTFDRDFAYLSGVPYAGVLPL, from the coding sequence GTGAATCCGAATCTCACAACGACGACGGCCTCGGAAGCAGCGCCCGGCGTCAAGCTGGCCGACCTATCCGAGCTACCCGACAACACCCCGTTCGCCGTGACCGCCGCTGGAGCCGACCTCGTGCTTATCCGGCGCGGCCAGAAGGTGTCCGCGCTGTCCGGTCGGTGCGCGCACCGCGGCGCGCTGCTGGCCGACGGCCACATCGACGGCGACGTCGTGGTCTGCGGCGTGCACGGCTGGCGCTACGACGTGGACACCGGGGTGTCGCCGGTGAACCCGTCGGTCACGTTGCCGACGTTGCCGGTTCACGTCGTCGACGGCGTGGTCTCCACCGACCGGTCCGCGCTCGCGGAGTTCACCCGCGCCCACCCGCAGACCCACGTCGACGACGGCTATCAGGGCCGGTGGGTCCGGCCCGCCGACACCGCGGAGGAGCCGTTCAACACCGCGATCCACGAGCTGGCCACGCACGGGCTGAGCAAGGTCGGCGAGCACGGACCCTCGGCGGCGATGGGCGTTTCACGCACCGAGTTGCCGTCCTGGGATTCGATCCAGCTGATCACCGCGCAGCTGGCGCGACTGCCGCTACTCGACGATGAACCGGTCGACACCCAGACGGTCATCGGGCCCGGGGCGCATCGTCCGCTGGTGCTCGACATCCCGATCTTCGTCAGCGATATGAGCTACGGAGCGTTGTCCGAGGAGGCCAAGATCGCGCTCGCCGCCGGGGCCGAGCTCGCCGGCGCCGGGATCTGTTCCGGGGAGGGCGGGATGCTTCCCGAAGAGCAGCAAGCGAATTCGCGGTACTTCTACGAACTGGCGTCGGGGCGCTTCGGCTGGAGCTTCGAGCACCTGCGCAAGGTGCAGGCGTTTCATTTCAAGGGCGGGCAGGGCGCCAAGACCGGCACCGGCGGACATCTCCCCGGATCAAAGGTGGTCGGCAAGATCGCGGAGGTGCGCGGATTGCCGCCGGGGACGTCGGCGATCTCACCCGCGCGTTTCACCGACCTGAGCACCCTGAACGATTTCCGGGATTTCGCCGCGCAGGTGCGTGAGGTCTCCGGCGGGATCCCGGTGGGCTACAAGCTCAGCGCGCAGCACATTGAGCACGATCTCGACGCGGCCCTGGAGATCGGGGTCGACTACGTGATCCTCGACGGCCGTGGCGGTGGAACCGGTTCCGCGCCAACGATCTTCCGGGACAACATCTCCGTCCCGACCATTCCGGCGCTGGCTCGCGCCCGTCAACACCTGGACGCCCGCGGCAGCCGGATCACCCTCGCGGTCACCGGTGGGATCCGGACGCCGGCCGACATGGTGAAGGCCCTGGCCCTGGGCGCCGACGCGATCGGCGTCTCCAACGCCGCGATCCAGGCCATCGGCTGTGTCGCCATGCGCGCCTGCCACACCAACACCTGCCCGGTGGGCATCGCCACCCAGGACCCGAAGCTGCGCGCCCGACTGCCCGTGCGATCGGCGGCGGACCGACTGAACCGCTACCTGCGCTCCACCGTGGACCTGATGACGGTGCTCGCCCGGGCCTGCGGACGCCGGCGCCTGGCCGACTTCACCCTCGACGACCTGACCACGTTCGACCGCGACTTCGCCTACCTCAGCGGGGTCCCCTACGCAGGAGTGCTCCCGCTATGA
- a CDS encoding thiamine pyrophosphate-dependent enzyme — protein sequence MTADNHTDASARKLQWHKAAELDEFDDGQVRSCPAGLKTVALTKLNGAYGAIDNRCPHQGGPLGQGTLENDKIRCPWHGFDFDPFTGEAAGGPDFDVPTYPVQVRGDGVYVGTPPPAPAARTVSDVLAETMTNWGLDTVFGMVGHSNLGLAEAMRRAESAGKLRFFGIRHEGAAAFAAAAYGKLTGRPAACFGIAGPGSTNLLTGLYDAKADRAPVLALSGNVDSAVAGKGAFQDIDLLAAFADVAVYSEMVRAGSEHAELMTLALKHAILERGVAHLVVPDEVQIIEAADQRASGPEGRMPDLRISPPSAPLSAALQRIEASIRPVIIVGAGAKFDMADIVTLAERLRAPVLTTFKAKGQIPDEHPLACGALGRSGTPVASWMMNKADLLIVFGASFSNHTGISPYKPVVQVDSDPLALGRFAPVAVPVLGDVGVTVSALLGRLRTHPALVDQRPEVAERWAVWRSEKSLRAQRNPAGRIAPATVFAELGRLVPADAVLTVDVGNHAYSFGRYFETKDRQSVLMSGYLGSIGFGFPAAMGAWAAAPDRPVVAVTGDGGFGQYLADFTTAVKYDMNITHVLLNNGELGKISQEQRSSEYAVWQTSLRNPDFAAFARDCGGYGRQVSDAAELNAAVSAALDYPGPALVEILVDPSSN from the coding sequence ATGACCGCTGATAACCACACCGACGCATCGGCCCGGAAACTCCAGTGGCACAAGGCCGCCGAGCTCGATGAATTCGACGACGGCCAGGTGCGGTCATGTCCGGCCGGCCTCAAAACGGTGGCGTTGACCAAGCTCAACGGCGCCTACGGGGCCATCGACAACCGCTGCCCGCACCAGGGCGGGCCGCTCGGGCAGGGCACCCTGGAGAACGACAAGATCCGCTGCCCCTGGCACGGATTCGACTTCGACCCGTTCACCGGCGAGGCCGCCGGCGGCCCTGATTTCGACGTGCCGACCTACCCGGTGCAGGTCCGCGGCGACGGCGTCTACGTCGGGACACCGCCACCGGCGCCCGCGGCGCGCACCGTCAGCGACGTCCTGGCGGAGACGATGACGAATTGGGGCCTCGACACGGTCTTCGGAATGGTCGGGCACTCCAACCTGGGACTCGCCGAGGCCATGCGCCGCGCCGAGAGCGCCGGGAAACTCCGGTTTTTCGGCATCCGGCACGAAGGCGCCGCCGCGTTCGCCGCAGCCGCCTACGGGAAACTGACCGGCCGACCGGCGGCCTGCTTCGGCATCGCGGGTCCCGGGTCGACAAATCTGCTGACCGGTCTCTACGACGCCAAGGCGGACCGAGCGCCGGTGCTGGCGCTGTCCGGCAACGTCGACTCGGCGGTGGCCGGCAAGGGCGCGTTCCAGGACATCGACCTGCTGGCGGCGTTCGCCGATGTCGCCGTCTACTCGGAGATGGTGCGCGCCGGCTCCGAGCACGCCGAGTTGATGACCCTGGCGCTCAAGCACGCCATCCTGGAACGCGGCGTCGCCCACCTCGTCGTGCCCGACGAGGTGCAGATCATCGAAGCCGCGGATCAGCGCGCCTCCGGCCCGGAGGGTCGGATGCCCGACCTGCGGATCTCGCCGCCTTCCGCTCCGCTTTCGGCCGCGCTGCAACGCATCGAAGCATCAATCCGCCCGGTCATCATCGTCGGCGCGGGCGCCAAGTTCGACATGGCGGACATCGTCACGCTGGCCGAGCGACTGCGCGCGCCGGTGCTCACCACATTCAAGGCCAAAGGACAGATCCCCGACGAGCACCCGCTGGCCTGTGGGGCGCTGGGCCGGTCCGGCACACCGGTGGCGTCCTGGATGATGAACAAAGCCGACCTGCTCATCGTGTTCGGCGCGTCCTTCTCCAACCACACCGGCATCTCGCCGTACAAGCCCGTCGTCCAGGTGGACTCGGATCCGCTGGCGCTGGGACGCTTTGCTCCGGTGGCGGTTCCGGTGCTGGGAGATGTCGGAGTGACCGTGTCGGCTCTGTTGGGTCGGTTGCGCACCCATCCCGCATTGGTCGACCAACGCCCGGAGGTCGCCGAGCGCTGGGCGGTGTGGCGATCGGAGAAATCACTTCGGGCGCAACGGAATCCGGCCGGGCGGATCGCCCCCGCGACGGTGTTCGCCGAACTCGGCCGTCTCGTGCCGGCCGATGCCGTGCTCACTGTCGACGTCGGCAACCACGCCTACTCGTTCGGGCGCTACTTCGAGACCAAAGACCGCCAATCGGTGCTGATGTCGGGATACCTCGGATCCATCGGCTTCGGGTTCCCGGCCGCGATGGGCGCGTGGGCGGCGGCCCCCGACCGGCCGGTCGTCGCGGTCACCGGCGACGGCGGCTTCGGTCAGTACCTCGCCGACTTCACCACCGCGGTGAAGTACGACATGAACATCACTCACGTGCTGCTCAACAACGGTGAGCTCGGGAAGATCAGCCAGGAGCAACGCAGTTCGGAGTACGCGGTGTGGCAGACGTCGCTGCGCAATCCGGATTTCGCCGCGTTCGCGCGGGATTGCGGCGGGTACGGCCGCCAGGTCAGCGACGCCGCCGAGCTGAACGCGGCTGTCAGCGCGGCGCTCGACTATCCCGGGCCGGCGTTGGTCGAGATCCTCGTCGACCCGTCGTCGAACTGA
- a CDS encoding CPBP family intramembrane glutamic endopeptidase translates to MARANVSPDGGARSRAGAMVSTAGMCVYLAALVTVAVAGEGRIRYTADSDDTIPMWHPLLAAAVGVMLIQLTPGAAPAASTTPRHRAGFDAVTLLGLATGFTISLTLLGADDANYLVLKVALLVVAPMLLFAAGRRREAAQHTDIEVPQTQSHRWWALTPTLGWVATFMALSRPQPAGGFEADVVTIAAAVIFGFVINAVVEEFFYRRWLQSRWQLVLGGVWPAIVISSLAWASWHIAIQGTGDLPLDLANVVANQGITGIFLGLLWQRYKVMWPLLVAHGVMNANPIAFI, encoded by the coding sequence GTGGCCCGCGCAAACGTTTCTCCGGACGGTGGAGCGCGATCGCGGGCGGGCGCGATGGTGAGCACCGCGGGCATGTGCGTCTACCTCGCGGCGCTGGTCACCGTCGCCGTCGCAGGCGAGGGCCGGATTCGATACACCGCCGACAGTGACGACACCATCCCGATGTGGCATCCGCTGCTGGCCGCGGCCGTGGGTGTGATGCTCATTCAGCTCACACCGGGCGCCGCGCCGGCAGCCTCCACGACGCCGCGCCACCGAGCCGGGTTCGACGCCGTGACGCTGCTCGGGCTCGCCACCGGTTTCACGATCTCGTTGACGTTGCTCGGCGCCGACGACGCGAACTACCTCGTGCTCAAGGTGGCGCTCCTGGTGGTCGCGCCGATGCTGTTGTTCGCGGCTGGACGGCGGCGCGAGGCTGCGCAGCACACCGACATCGAAGTGCCGCAAACGCAGTCGCACCGATGGTGGGCGCTGACGCCCACGCTGGGCTGGGTGGCCACCTTCATGGCGTTGTCGCGTCCCCAGCCGGCAGGAGGATTCGAGGCCGACGTGGTCACCATTGCCGCCGCGGTGATCTTCGGGTTCGTGATCAACGCCGTCGTGGAAGAGTTCTTCTACCGGCGGTGGCTGCAGTCACGCTGGCAACTCGTGCTCGGCGGGGTGTGGCCCGCGATCGTCATCAGTTCGTTGGCCTGGGCGTCGTGGCACATAGCCATCCAGGGAACGGGTGACCTACCGCTGGACCTGGCGAACGTCGTTGCCAATCAGGGCATCACCGGGATTTTCCTGGGGCTGCTCTGGCAGCGCTACAAAGTGATGTGGCCACTGCTCGTCGCGCACGGCGTGATGAACGCGAACCCGATCGCGTTCATCTGA